In Populus nigra chromosome 1, ddPopNigr1.1, whole genome shotgun sequence, one genomic interval encodes:
- the LOC133681139 gene encoding protein RALF-like 32: MERKCFPHFCFLLVILSLVILQLGDKVASKTNGCNGSIAECDEEYEFLMPSHVSKRYLEEKRKYISPGALKPDQPVCNEGASGQSYSSSCLPPPSNSPSRGCSKYYRCRSDD, translated from the coding sequence atggaacGGAAGTGCTTCCCACATTTCTGTTTCCTTCTGGTGATCTTGAGCCTTGTAATATTGCAGCTCGGCGACAAGGTGGCGTCGAAAACGAATGGATGCAATGGTTCAATAGCAGAATGCGATGAAGAATACGAGTTCTTGATGCCATCTCATGTTAGTAAAAGGTATCTTGAAGAGAAGAGGAAGTATATATCACCTGGTGCTTTAAAGCCAGACCAGCCAGTTTGTAATGAAGGCGCTAGTGGTCAGTCTTATAGTAGCAGTTGTCTTCCACCTCCATCTAATTCTCCTTCTCGCGGTTGTTCCAAGTACTATCGTTGCAGGTCTGATGATTGA
- the LOC133698166 gene encoding uncharacterized protein LOC133698166: protein MATNSTFQLFSSSSAASGFFDSSTEPPLPPPPPPVEVLSSEVSLNVKCSVEPVNLEDGLTLLKGRVSTKEVFGLPNSDLVPGVYEGGLKLWEGSLDLINALQAEVRNGHLSFSGKRVLELGCGHGLPGIFAFLEGASAVHFQDFNAEVLQCLTIPNVNANLSEKLSPSTSEDASSDTERELRFFAGDWSQVHQCLPHANKKEKDLSCSLGHSPHSGYDIVLMAETIYSISAQHNLYSLIKKCLSHPGGVVYMAAKKHYFGVGGGTRQFLSMVEKDGAMAASLVAEVADGSSNVREVWKLSI from the exons ATGGCCACGAACTCAACCTTTCAGTTATTCTCTTCATCATCCGCAGCGTCAGGGTTCTTTGATTCTTCTACAGAGCCTCCTCTCCCTCCCCCTCCTCCTCCAGTTGAAGTTCTCTCCTCTGAG GTTTCTTTGAATGTTAAATGCTCTGTGGAGCCGGTTAACTTAGAAGATGGTCTTACTTTACTCAAG ggaAGGGTTAGTACTAAAGAGGTTTTTGGGTTGCCTAACTCAGATTTAGTACCTGGTGTATATGAAG GGGGGTTAAAGCTTTGGGAGGGTTCACTAGACCTTATTAATGCTCTTCAAGCAGAGGTTCGAAATGGCCATTTATCGTTTAGTGGAAAGCGAGTTTTAGAG CTTGGGTGTGGCCATGGACTTCCTGGGATCTTCGCGTTCCTTGAG GGTGCTAGTGCTGTACATTTCCAGGATTTCAATGCTGAAGTCCTTCAATGTCTCACCATTCCCAATGTAAATGCCAATCTTTCAGAAAAATTGAGCCCTTCTACATCAGAAGACGCAAGTTCTGATACTGAAAGAGAACTACGTTTCTTTGCTGGTGACTGGAGCCAAGTCCATCAATGTCTTCCTCATGCtaacaaaaaagagaaggacCTTAGTTGCAGCTTAGGGCATAGTCCACATTCTGGttatgatattgttttgatggCAGAGACAATCTATTCAATCTCTGCTCAACACAATCTCTACAGCCTTATAAAGAAG TGCTTGAGCCATCCTGGTGGAGTTGTATATATGGCAGCCAAAAAGCACTATTTTGGAGTAGGTGGAGGAACACGACAATTTCTGTCTATGGTAGAAAAAGATG GTGCTATGGCTGCAAGTCTTGTTGCTGAAGTTGCAGATGGATCGTCTAATGTCCGCGAAGTGTGGAAGCTCTCAATTTAG
- the LOC133688778 gene encoding probable xyloglucan galactosyltransferase GT14, translating to MHYVKMMEKPIIRKCCNNQLWLVILISFVLCFVLLCFDYSALTGNQDGVTAVLVSNYENPITTHKSESLQFTTSLNETLIRPNRTDFITRQPSKDQQSVKEKPVADSCSGEYIYIHDLPRRFNQELIESCESITVGTERNMCPYLVNSGLGHEVENFEGVLLNKSWYATNQFSLAVIFHNKMKQYKCLTNDSSLASAIYVPFYAGLDVGRYLWGVKASIRDQSSFDFVKWMVSQPEWKKMWGRDHFLVVGRISWDFRRQTDNESDWGSKLRFLPESNNMSMLSIESSSWNNDYAIPYPTCFHPSKDSEVLQWQDKMRRQKRPYLFSFAGAPRPDLQDSVRGRIIEECQASKNLCKLLECSYGVNGAITCDNPGNVMRLFQNSVYCLQPAGDSYTRRSIFDAILAGCIPVFFHPGTAYAQYKWHLPQNYSKYSVFIPVKDVKDWKAGINETLLRIPEERVMSMREEVIRLIPSIIYADPRSRLETFEDAFDLAVKGILDRIDGVRKVIRDGGDPSSGFADGDDFKYTFSGYRGET from the coding sequence ATGCATTATGTGAAGATGATGGAGAAACCAATAATCAGAAAGTGCTGCAACAATCAACTCTGGTTGGTCATTCTCATCTCCTTTGTTTTATGCTTTGTTTTGCTCTGCTTTGATTATTCAGCTTTAACTGGAAACCAAGATGGGGTCACTGCTGTTTTGGTCAGTAATTATGAAAATCCAATCACCACCCATAAATCAGAATCCCTTCAGTTCACTACTAGTCTCAATGAAACCCTCATTAGACCGAACAGAACAGATTTTATTACCAGACAACCTAGTAAAGATCAGCAAAGTGTGAAAGAGAAGCCAGTTGCAGATTCTTGTTCAGGTGAGTACATTTATATTCATGATCTTCCTAGGCGGTTCAACCAAGAATTGATTGAGAGTTGCGAGTCAATCACTGTTGGGACTGAGCGTAATATGTGTCCTTACCTGGTTAACTCTGGTCTTGGTCACGAGGTAGAGAATTTTGAAGGGGTTTTGTTAAACAAAAGTTGGTACGCAACAAATCAGTTCTCGTTAGCAGTTATTTTCCACAACAAAATGAAGCAGTACAAGTGCTTAACCAATGATTCTTCACTTGCATCAGCTATTTATGTACCGTTTTATGCTGGTCTTGATGTTGGTAGATATCTTTGGGGTGTTAAAGCATCAATAAGAGATcaatcttcttttgattttgtcaaGTGGATGGTTTCACAACCTGAGTGGAAAAAAATGTGGGGTAGAGACCATTTCTTGGTTGTTGGGAGGATTTCATGGGATTTTAGGAGACAAACTGATAACGAATCTGACTGGGGCAGCAAGCTTAGGTTCTTACCGGAATCAAACAACATGTCAATGTTGTCAATTGAGTCTAGTTCCTGGAACAATGATTATGCTATACCATATCCAACTTGTTTTCATCCCTCAAAAGACAGTGAGGTACTTCAATGGCAAGACAAAATGAGAAGGCAAAAAAGGCCTTACTTATTCTCATTTGCTGGTGCTCCAAGGCCTGATCTACAAGATTCGGTCCGGGGCAGGATCATTGAGGAATGCCAAGCTTCAAAGAATTTGTGCAAATTGCTAGAGTGTAGTTACGGTGTTAATGGTGCCATCACTTGTGATAATCCAGGCAATGTGATGAGGTTGTTTCAAAATTCAGTTTATTGCTTGCAACCTGCAGGGGATTCATACACTAGGCGATCGATATTTGATGCTATTTTAGCAGGTTGCATTCCAGTTTTTTTCCATCCGGGTACTGCCTATGCCCAATATAAATGGCATTTACCACAGAATTACAGCAAATACTCCGTGTTTATACCAGTGAAAGATGTTAAAGATTGGAAAGCTGGTATCAATGAGACACTGCTCCGAATTCCCGAGGAAAGAGTGATGTCTATGAGGGAGGAGGTTATAAGGCTCATTCCAAGCATAATATATGCAGATCCAAGGTCAAGATTGGAGACCTTTGAAGATGCATTTGATTTAGCAGTTAAGGGAATTCTTGATAGAATAGATGGAGTTAGGAAGGTAATTAGAGATGGGGGTGATCCTAGTTCTGGTTTTGCAGATGGGGATGATTTCAAGTATACATTTTCTGGGTATCGAGGAGAAACTTGA